The region CTTTGTGAGTTTTTAAGCTGATCGTTTAAAATTTTATCAAAGTTCATCTCTTTAAAGATGACCTCTTGTCTTCTGTAAGGACCGCCCTCAGCCGTTCTTGTGGTTTGAGCGTTTGCTATGTTTGAGCTGATGACGTTCATCCTGAAGCGTTGTGCGCTTAGTCCGTATCCGCTAATATCAAAATCATTTAAGTATGACATCATCTCTCCTAGTTCTTAGCACTTGCGTCTATTACGCTTTTAAAGATATTGCCCTGAGCCTTGTAAGCGCTATCAAGGGCGTTTATCATAACTGTATTTTTGCCCATTTCTGTTGTCTCAACATCAAGATCGACTGTGTTTTCATCGTTTCTAGCCATGTGGCCATCGCGCAAGAAAATTTGAGCTGTGTCGCTTTTTGGAAAATCAACCGCAGCCATGTGTGCTTCGTTTGTTTTAGCTAAATTTAGTTTTTTGCTCTCTGAAACGTTGTAAATTTCATTTGCTTTTTCTCTTAAAACATCTTCAAATCTTACATCTCTAGCCTTGTAAAATGGCGTATCAACATTTGCAAGGTTACCAGAGATGAGCTTTTGGCGTAGTTCTCTGCCTGCAAGGGCTGATTCGACGAGTGGGCTAGATTTTGATCTATCTAAAACAAACATTTAAAGTCCTTATAAAATTTCACACATTTATAAGCAAATGATGTTCCAAATATAAGGCAAATTTATTTTGTTTCATAGATTTTTGCCAAATCTTCTTTCATTTTTGTGACTTTTATGCCGCCAAGATAGTATTTAACTCCGTATTGTCCGCTATCTACGTCTGTTAAAATTTGATATTCGCCGTTTTTTATTACCACTTTAAAAGGCAGTGCGATCTCATGTTTGTATTCGATATCTCTTACGATTTGCTCGGCAAGCCTGTCATTTATCTTTTGATCATTTGTTATGAAGTAGTAGGCATTAAATTTTTGCATAAATTCATGCAAAACATACTCATTTGTGACATTTTCAAAGTGAGTTAGTCCGATTAGCGTAAATTTATCTTTGTTTTCAAGCTGATATTTTGTAAGCTCGGCTGCCTCTTTTTGGCAAGGTGGGCAAAATGTGCCAAAAATGTCGATCATTAAAACCTTATTTTCATCATTTTTGATAGCAAAGCCATGATCTTTTCGAACTAAAGTAAGCTCCTTGCCGCTTACATCTACAAGCTTAATCTCTTCATTTGGACTAAATTCTTTAAAATTTGCACTGCTGCTCTCATCTTCGCCACAACCAAAAAAAGCAAATAAAGCGATTATTAAAACAAGTAAATTCTTCATCTTATCCCTTAAACATATCTTTTTATGGCAGCTCTTGCCTCTTTGTCTGCCTCGCGTCTTTTTAAAGTCTCGCGCTTATCGTGTAAATTTTTACCTTTTGCAAGGGCTAACCTTGCTTTTACGATGTTTTTATCGCTTAGATAAAGTGCTAAAACAACTAGAGCAAGCCCATCTTGTGAGACTTGACCGAAAATTTTATCGATCTGCTTTCTGTGCATCAAAAGTTTTCTGGCTGCTCGCTCGTTTGGACGAAATGCGCTGTGTGTGGTTTCAAGATAGCTAATATGGGCGTTTAGTAAGAAAAGCTCGCCCTTTATGACGCGCACAAAGCTATCTTTTAAATTTGCTCTGCCAGCCCTTAGAGCCTTGACCTCGCTACCTTTTAAAACGATACCAGCCTCAAAGGTCTCAAGTATGCTAAAGTCGTGCAAAGCTTTTTTGTTTTTTGCTAGATCTTTTATCAAAATTTTACCTTTTATTTTACGCTAAATACGCTACTGCCACTGCCGCTTAGAAATTTATCCCTAAACTCATTCATCTGTGGATAGAGCTTAAAGCATGGGGCAAAAAGATCGTTTAGCTCCTCGTTTTTATAAATTTCAAGTAACTCTTTGCTCTTTAAATTTTGCATCTTTTTTGCAGCATTAACGTCTATGTATTGTAAGAAATTGCTTCTAAATTCTTGATAAACCATCGGTGTGGAGCAAAAAACATTTGGCGTGAAGATATTTAAATTTGGTACTTCATCGTCAAATTCTTCTATGATCTCGCCTATGCCGCTTACATTTGCTGCCTTGTAACCACTTACAAAAAAGGCCACATC is a window of Campylobacter concisus DNA encoding:
- the smpB gene encoding SsrA-binding protein SmpB, which codes for MKDLAKNKKALHDFSILETFEAGIVLKGSEVKALRAGRANLKDSFVRVIKGELFLLNAHISYLETTHSAFRPNERAARKLLMHRKQIDKIFGQVSQDGLALVVLALYLSDKNIVKARLALAKGKNLHDKRETLKRREADKEARAAIKRYV
- the flgB gene encoding flagellar basal body rod protein FlgB, which gives rise to MFVLDRSKSSPLVESALAGRELRQKLISGNLANVDTPFYKARDVRFEDVLREKANEIYNVSESKKLNLAKTNEAHMAAVDFPKSDTAQIFLRDGHMARNDENTVDLDVETTEMGKNTVMINALDSAYKAQGNIFKSVIDASAKN
- a CDS encoding thioredoxin, which encodes MKNLLVLIIALFAFFGCGEDESSSANFKEFSPNEEIKLVDVSGKELTLVRKDHGFAIKNDENKVLMIDIFGTFCPPCQKEAAELTKYQLENKDKFTLIGLTHFENVTNEYVLHEFMQKFNAYYFITNDQKINDRLAEQIVRDIEYKHEIALPFKVVIKNGEYQILTDVDSGQYGVKYYLGGIKVTKMKEDLAKIYETK